The following proteins are co-located in the Apium graveolens cultivar Ventura chromosome 5, ASM990537v1, whole genome shotgun sequence genome:
- the LOC141660254 gene encoding E3 SUMO-protein ligase SIZ1-like encodes MKLAPTLWDANFWHPKLAPHATSLGIPWHSNNSNGVLTRVSSHVVPHGVGTPLGTHHYSCSNNIFVFNITLDDEINMVAETYESAHAGQTRCPCGSPSPDFFKTVMVECKFPDCHVLQHKVCVRGLRAVPPHFHCEVCRMNRVDLLWVGMKNFLYPTRPELPEFKVDGTNNTVNLNTKLEIQGRDLHLIDREGYEIQVWCILLNDAAQFRIHWLKYSQLEVNGIEMGIVDRPQNQLLGVNGRDSGALISMCLKEGLNKIAFSAQDNRIFYLGVRLVRPRTIKEICEVILKEQEGETLNDAKARVICCLRGGTTSHGNADRDFEVLSEMTVNLCCPISGARMKTASRFKPCVHMACFDLESFLGLRRTAKQAQCPICLKKYPFEDIIIDPYFNQVICTIEQSGEDTTEIKMRSDGSWFVDHRHSTSLRVQCDLSSPSRTTNNGASLEDPMIISDSE; translated from the exons ATGAAGTTGGCACCTACTTTATGGGATGCCAACTTTTGGCACCCCAAGTTGGCACCCCATGCCACCTCACTTGGCATCCCATGGCATTCCAATAACTCCAATGGAGTGCTAACAAGGGTATCAAGCCACGTCGTGCCACATGGCGTTGGCACCCCTCTTGGCACCCACCATTATAGTTGCTCTAATAACATCTTTGTATTCAACATTACTCTTGATGACGAAAT AAATATGGTGGCAGAAACATATGAGTCAGCACATGCTGGACAGACCAGATGTCCGTGTGGTTCCCCATCGCCTGATTTTTTTAAGACTGTCATGGTCGAG TGCAAATTTCCAGATTGCCATGTGCTGCAACATAAAGTCTGCGTGCGAGGCCTTCGTGCAGTTCCACCTCACTTTCACTGTGAAGTTTGTCGAATGAATCGGGTTGATCT GTTGTGGGTTGGTATGAAGAATTTTTTATATCCAACAAGGCCGGAGCTTCCTGAATTCAAAGTGGATGG AACAAACAACACTGTGAATTTAAATACAAAACTCGAAATACAAGGTAGAGATCTACATCTAATTGATCGTGAAGGTTATGAAATTCAG GTCTGGTGCATTCTTCTTAATGATGCTGCTCAGTTTAGAATACATTGGCTAAAATATAGTCAACTGGAAGTCAACG GCATTGAGATGGGGATTGTTGATAGACCACAAAATCAGCTGTTAGGCGTAAATGGTCGCGATAGCGGCGCACTT ATTTCAATGTGCCTGAAAGAAGGATTGAATAAGATCGCTTTTTCAGCGCAAGATAATCGGATTTTTTATCTAGGCGTTCGACTTGTTAGACCGCGCACCATTAAAGAG ATTTGCGAGGTAATTCTTAAAGAACAGGAGGGGGAGACGTTAAATGATGCTAAAGCACGCGTCATTTGCTGCTTAAGAGGTGGAACAACATCACATGGTAATGCTGATAGGGACTTCGAAGTTCTATCTGAAATGACAGTTAATCTCTGTTGCCCA ATAAGTGGTGCTAGAATGAAGACGGCTAGCAGGTTTAAGCCATGTGTCCACATGGCTTGCTTTGACCTTGAATCATTTCTCGGACTCAGACGGACAGCTAAGCAG GCGCAATGTCCCATTTGCTTGAAAAAATATCCATTCGAGGACATTATAATTGACCCCTATTTTAATCAAGTAATATGCACG ATTGAGCAATCCGGGGAAGACACCACAGAGATTAAGATGAGGTCTGATGGTTCATGGTTTGTAGATCATAGACACAGCACATCCCTGAGAGTACAGTGTGACTTGAGCTCCCCATCCAGGACTACTAATAATGGTGCTTCCTTAGAAGATCCAATGATCATTAGTGATTCTGAATGA